A region of Lepeophtheirus salmonis chromosome 13, UVic_Lsal_1.4, whole genome shotgun sequence DNA encodes the following proteins:
- the LOC121128573 gene encoding pyruvate dehydrogenase E1 component subunit alpha, mitochondrial has protein sequence MRFLKRGMGLISPVRFAHTAESVTVDIRPYRLHRLSEGPPEQSVLTREEGLNYYESMFTVRRLENAAGNLYKEKAVRGFCHLSSGQEAISIGMKAALRPVDAIITSYRAHGFAYMMGVSVLGVLAELTGKKSGVVRGKGGSMHMYAKNFYGGNGIVGAQVPLGAGIAFAQKYKEDGGVTYALYGDGAAQQGQVYEAYNMAKLWDLPVIFVCENNHYGMGTSQDRAAASTDFYTRGDYIPGVLVDGMDVIAVREACKFAVDYCGSGKGPLVFEIATYRYHGHSMSDPGTSYRTREEVQEIRQTQDPITGLRDKMIDSGLVVPEELKAIEQKIRKNIDGIVKLAKTDPEIDFSELYYDVYEKNLEGNLRGLLPWELHEHKKTNTACNL, from the exons ATGAGATTTTTGAAGCGAGGAATGGGTCTTATTAGCCCCGTGAGATTTGCTCACACTGCTGAGTCTGTGACCGTGGATATTCGTCCCTACCGTTTACATCGCCTGAGCGAAGGGCCCCCAGAACAGAGTGTCCTGACGCGTGAAGAAGGCCTGAACTACTATGAGAGCATGTTCACAGTCCGGCGACTCGAAAATGCTGCTGGGAATCTCTATAAAGAAAAAGCCGTGCGCGGATTTTGTCATTTAAGCTCTGGACAAGAGGCAATTTCTATTGGAATGAAGGCGGCTCTTCGACCCGTAGACGCCATCATCACCTCTTATCGCGCTCATGGATTTGCATATATGATGGGAGTATCTGTATTAGGGGTTTTGGCAGAGCTTACAGGGAAAAAATCCGGCGTAGTCAGGGGAAAAGGAGGATCCATGCATATGTACGCTAAAAATTTCTATGGTGGGAACGGAATCGTTGGAGCTCAAGTGCCCTTAGGAGCCGGCATTGCCTttgctcaaaaatataaagaggaTGGAGGGGTTACTTATGCTCTTTACGGTGATGGAGCTGCTCAACAAGGTCAAGTTTATGAAGCCTACAACATGGCAAAACTCTGGGACCTTCCAGTCATTTTTGTATGTGAAAACAATCATTATGGAATGGGCACATCACAAGATCGGGCTGCTGCATCAACAGATTTTTATACGCGTGGAGATTATATACCAGGGGTTCTTGTAGACGGAATGGATGTCATTGCTGTAAGAGAGGCATGCAAGTTCGCTGTTGACTATTGTGGAAGTGGAAAAGGTcctttagtttttgaaattgctACTTATCGCTACCATGGTCATTCCATGTCTGATCCTGGCACTTCTTATAG AACACGTGAAGAAGTTCAAGAAATCCGACAAACACAGGATCCCATCACAGGTCTTAGGGATAAAATGATTGACAGCGGTCTTGTTGTTCCAGAAGAACTCAAG gctattgaacaaaaaattcgaaaaaatatcGATGGAATTGTTAAACTTGCTAAAACAGATCCAGAGATTGACTTCAGTGAATTATACTAtgatgtttatgaaaaaaatcttgaagGTAATTTGAGAGGATTACTTCCGTGGGAATTACATGAGCATAAGAAGACCAATACCGCTTGTAATTTGTAA